The following coding sequences lie in one Benincasa hispida cultivar B227 chromosome 6, ASM972705v1, whole genome shotgun sequence genomic window:
- the LOC120080488 gene encoding uncharacterized protein LOC120080488 isoform X2: MNSEDIDLIPNVDPVPIKDVYSEEIQGCGSFAVREHNETTGEKLEFERVINGLEQGRRSIRIVFTLVLVAKNSCGINWTYTAKEKCVGAKQIGIQGIR, from the exons ATGAATTCTGAAGATATTGATCTAATCCCTAACGTTGATCCAGTACCAATTAAGGATGTTTATAGTGAGGAGATACAAGGATGTGGAAGCTTTGCAGTACGTGAGCATAATGAAACAACAGGAGAAAAACTGGAGTTCGAGCGCGTGATAAATGGGTTGGAACAAGGAAGAAGATCTATTCGAATAGTTTTCACTCTTGTGTTGGTGGCTAAAAACTCCTGTGGAATTAATTGGACTTATACAGCTAAG gaaaaatgtgttggtgcaaaacaaATTgggatccaaggaattcggtgA
- the LOC120080488 gene encoding uncharacterized protein LOC120080488 isoform X1, whose protein sequence is MNSEDIDLIPNVDPVPIKDVYSEEIQGCGSFAVREHNETTGEKLEFERVINGLEQGRRSIRIVFTLVLVAKNSCGINWTYTAKSLFDLDSSSYFGLLHTFGTFFSIMFRLLIQNLVKNVLVQNKLGSKEFGDCKAMRLYALAGICSRRWPHKDDTSRLKHNKS, encoded by the exons ATGAATTCTGAAGATATTGATCTAATCCCTAACGTTGATCCAGTACCAATTAAGGATGTTTATAGTGAGGAGATACAAGGATGTGGAAGCTTTGCAGTACGTGAGCATAATGAAACAACAGGAGAAAAACTGGAGTTCGAGCGCGTGATAAATGGGTTGGAACAAGGAAGAAGATCTATTCGAATAGTTTTCACTCTTGTGTTGGTGGCTAAAAACTCCTGTGGAATTAATTGGACTTATACAGCTAAG TCGCTGTTTGATTTGGATTCATCTTCTTATTTTGGTCTTCTACACACATTTGGAACCTTTTTTTCCATCATGTTCAGACTTCTCATTCAGAATCTAGT gaaaaatgtgttggtgcaaaacaaATTgggatccaaggaattcggtgACTGCAAAGCCATGCGATTGTATGCGCTCGCGGGAATTTgttcaagaaggtggccgcataaagacgacACATCAAGGttaaagcataataaatcatga